In Elephas maximus indicus isolate mEleMax1 chromosome 4, mEleMax1 primary haplotype, whole genome shotgun sequence, a genomic segment contains:
- the RIBC2 gene encoding RIB43A-like with coiled-coils protein 2, giving the protein MEIALPRDLAQDVSLAERRHGELCRQKRIFNARNRVIGGDPEAWDVQVHDQKIKEATEKARHETFAAEMRQNDKIMCILENRERRDRKNLCRAINDFRQRFQKPETCREFDLSDPLALKKDRPARQSDDDVRNSVSGMQKFMGEDLHSHQRKRFQQEQNREWSLQQQREWQNARADHRFAEALHTQTRLQLDHTARHLQTLEGSTRKAVCAAVKEFNRNQALESAARRKWEKKQEQEANLTEISSLLRGDLLSENPQQAASSFGPHRVVPDRWKGMSQDQLEQTRLVQKQQGQEKLRLQEEERQRDMDWDRQRIQKARATLLFERQQQRQLRELRRALDNTNHILAQEQHLRKNYMKEVYTNNPTGDYFSQFNTSSR; this is encoded by the exons ATGGAGATAGCGCTGCCCAGGGACCTGGCGCAGGACGTTAGCCTGGCCGAGAGGAGGCACGGGGAGCTGTGCAGGCAGAAACGGATCTTCAACGCCAGGAACAGGGTCATCGGG GGAGACCCAGAAGCCTGGGATGTTCAGGTTCACGACCAGAAGATAAAAGAAGCAACTGAAAAAGCTAGACATGAAACCTTCG CTGCTGAAATGAGGCAAAATGACAAAATCATGTGCATATTGGAAAACCGGGAAAGGAGAGACAGGAAAAATCTCTGTAGAGCTATCAACGACTTCCGGCAGCGCTTTCAGAAGCCAGAAACTTGCCGTGAATTTGACTTGTCTGATCCCCTAGCCCTTAAGAAAGATCGTCCAGCCCGGCAGTCGGATGATGATGTTCGGAACTCGGTATCAGGAATGCAGAAATTCATGGGCGAggatttacactcccaccagagGAAGAGATTCCaacaggaacaaaacagagaatggtCCTTGCAGCAGCAAAGAGAATGGCAGAACGCCCGTGCCGACCACAGATTTGCAG AGGCCCTGCACACGCAGACGCGCCTGCAGCTCGACCACACGGCCCGGCACCTGCAGACGCTGGAGGGCTCCACCAGGAAGGCCGTGTGCGCGGCAGTGAAGGAGTTCAACAGGAACCAG GCTCTAGAGTCAGCAGCAAGgagaaagtgggagaaaaaaCAGGAGCAAGAGGCCAACCTGACCGAGATCTCCAGCCTGCTGCGCGGGGACCTGCTCTCGGAGAACCCACAGCAGGCGGCCAGCTCCTTCGGGCCCCACCGCGTGGTCCCCGACCGCTGGAAGGGCATGAGCCAAGACCAGCTGGAGCAGACGCGCCtcgttcagaagcagcaaggccaGGAGAAGCTG AGGCTCCAGGAAGAGGAGCGCCAGCGAGACATGGACTGGGACCGGCAGCGCATCCAGAAGGCTCGGGCCACCCTGCTGTTTGagcggcagcagcagcggcagctTCGTGAGCTTCGGAGGGCACTGGACAACACCAACCACATCTTGGCCCAGGAGCAGCATCTGCG GAAAAACTACATGAAAGAAGTCTATACAAACAATCCCACAGGAGACTATTTCTCACAATTTAATACCAGCAGTCGATAA